The following proteins are co-located in the Microvirga ossetica genome:
- a CDS encoding nitrilase-related carbon-nitrogen hydrolase yields the protein MTDTDHQDPTGQPHRVAVVQAAPVAFVTDRTIQKVADLAADASRRGARLELFPEAFVSAYPRGLGFGAVVGARTAAGREQFRLHWESAIEVPGPYTDHLSRIARTNRIHLVSGSSSGTSAPSTAQYSSSLFFGPDGGYIGRP from the coding sequence ATGACAGATACTGATCACCAGGACCCAACGGGCCAACCCCACCGTGTCGCCGTTGTCCAAGCAGCTCCCGTGGCCTTCGTTACTGACCGCACGATCCAGAAGGTCGCCGATCTTGCAGCTGACGCAAGCCGGCGAGGAGCGCGACTTGAGCTCTTTCCGGAGGCCTTCGTCTCGGCCTACCCACGCGGGCTCGGCTTCGGCGCCGTGGTGGGTGCCCGCACCGCTGCCGGGCGGGAGCAGTTCCGGCTCCATTGGGAAAGTGCCATCGAGGTGCCTGGACCCTATACAGATCATCTGTCCCGGATCGCGCGGACCAACCGGATCCACCTCGTATCGGGGTCATCGAGCGGGACGTCGGCACCCTCTACTGCACAGTACTCTTCTTCACTCTTCTTCGGGCCGGATGGTGGTTATATCGGCAGGCCGTGA
- a CDS encoding adenylate/guanylate cyclase domain-containing protein: MMPEDKIGPPAIRILLNEAEMEAERMTGWVRVVLALALAVSLLGSGGIASIAGYGEFWARLGFGALAVAAFLALGVASLVLTRIGSYAPWMAFAFTAADVAIIMLAVAATLHDTGLGGNWIAIAPALWATPLILAVGALRYRPEIQLWVTGLLVAGLGLVVAASGASFVVSPPDATAFAANATAYDLLSLPANLVRASMLALAGVTTALVMLRARHLLHRAVKEAGERASIARFLPAEIAPLVEEGNLEAWRRGRRQEVTVLFVDLRGSTGLAENMDPARLSVFISSFRRRVMEAAGSYGGVVDKFIGDGALLIFGVPEPKPDDARRAIQCAREIIRLVDRWNAKRRFVPTVRIGIGIHTGEAFCGVLGAHERLEFTVLGDVVNVAARIEQATKRFGAPLVASEATVIRAGDPRQWQEVGREAPRGRSGAVVMLVPSDQATPERQDLEKGG, translated from the coding sequence ATGATGCCAGAGGACAAGATCGGTCCGCCTGCGATCAGGATCCTCCTGAACGAGGCGGAGATGGAAGCGGAACGCATGACGGGATGGGTCCGCGTCGTGCTGGCCTTGGCCTTGGCCGTAAGCCTGCTGGGCTCCGGCGGGATCGCCTCAATCGCCGGCTACGGGGAGTTTTGGGCTCGGCTCGGGTTCGGGGCTCTTGCCGTCGCGGCATTCCTCGCGCTCGGGGTCGCATCGCTCGTTCTCACGCGGATTGGGTCGTACGCCCCCTGGATGGCGTTCGCCTTCACGGCGGCGGACGTGGCCATCATCATGCTGGCCGTCGCCGCGACACTGCATGACACCGGGCTCGGTGGCAACTGGATCGCCATCGCTCCGGCGCTCTGGGCCACTCCGCTGATCCTGGCGGTGGGAGCGCTGCGCTATCGCCCCGAAATCCAGCTCTGGGTCACGGGTCTGCTGGTGGCCGGGCTAGGTCTTGTCGTGGCGGCCTCTGGGGCAAGCTTCGTCGTGTCGCCGCCTGATGCGACGGCATTCGCGGCCAATGCCACCGCTTACGATCTTCTGTCATTGCCCGCCAACCTGGTCCGGGCGTCCATGCTGGCACTCGCGGGCGTGACGACCGCGCTGGTCATGCTGCGGGCCCGCCACTTGCTCCATCGCGCCGTGAAGGAGGCCGGCGAGCGCGCGAGCATCGCGCGATTCCTGCCCGCGGAGATCGCCCCTCTCGTGGAGGAGGGCAATCTGGAGGCCTGGCGGAGGGGCAGGCGCCAGGAGGTCACCGTCCTGTTCGTCGACCTTCGCGGCTCGACTGGGCTGGCCGAGAACATGGACCCGGCTCGGCTGTCGGTCTTCATCTCGTCCTTCCGCCGCCGGGTGATGGAAGCGGCCGGGTCCTATGGCGGGGTAGTCGACAAGTTCATAGGAGACGGCGCGCTCCTGATCTTCGGCGTCCCGGAACCGAAGCCGGACGACGCCAGGCGCGCCATCCAGTGTGCACGGGAGATCATTCGCCTCGTTGATCGCTGGAATGCCAAGCGCCGCTTTGTCCCGACCGTGCGGATCGGCATCGGCATACATACCGGGGAAGCGTTCTGCGGCGTGCTGGGAGCCCATGAACGGCTGGAGTTCACGGTCCTGGGCGACGTGGTGAACGTTGCCGCCCGTATCGAGCAGGCGACGAAACGGTTTGGCGCGCCCTTGGTGGCCTCGGAGGCTACCGTTATCCGGGCAGGCGATCCAAGGCAGTGGCAGGAGGTCGGCAGGGAAGCCCCGAGAGGCAGGTCAGGCGCAGTGGTGATGCTGGTCCCCTCGGATCAGGCTACCCCCGAGCGGCAGGATTTGGAAAAGGGAGGTTGA
- a CDS encoding IS110 family transposase — MAEVCTIGLDLAKHVFQAHGADASGAVLFRKKLRRAQVLSFFATQPPGTVAMEACGSALHWAREIGKLGHAVRLIPPAYVKPFVKRQKNDAADAQAICEAAQRPTMRFVAPKSEQAQAAALVFRARDLLVRQRTQIINALRGHLAEFGIVVAQGPAHVSSLVRAVEDPAEPVPEIARAILSVLIEMLHRLDGRISLLDREIAQRAKEDVTARRLMTIPGVGPITATALTALAPPAETFKRGRDFAAWIGLTPLQHSTGGKQKLGATSKMGERTLRRLLIIGASAVLRWAARHGAPAGSWLSRMLARKPPMLVRVALANKMARMVWALMAKGGDYRAPAVSV, encoded by the coding sequence ATGGCAGAGGTTTGTACGATCGGGCTGGATTTGGCGAAGCATGTGTTCCAGGCTCATGGAGCCGATGCATCTGGAGCAGTCCTGTTCCGCAAGAAGTTGCGGCGGGCTCAGGTGCTATCATTCTTTGCGACTCAGCCGCCCGGTACCGTGGCTATGGAGGCCTGCGGCAGCGCCCTTCACTGGGCGCGCGAGATCGGCAAGCTCGGTCATGCCGTGCGGCTGATCCCACCGGCTTACGTGAAGCCCTTCGTCAAGCGCCAGAAGAACGATGCCGCCGATGCGCAAGCGATCTGTGAAGCGGCCCAGCGCCCGACCATGCGCTTCGTGGCGCCCAAAAGCGAGCAGGCCCAAGCCGCCGCTCTCGTGTTCCGGGCGCGGGATCTCCTGGTGCGGCAGCGGACCCAGATCATCAATGCTTTGCGAGGTCATCTGGCCGAGTTCGGGATCGTGGTGGCCCAAGGACCGGCCCATGTCTCTTCCCTTGTGCGGGCCGTAGAGGACCCGGCTGAGCCGGTGCCGGAGATCGCTCGTGCCATCCTGTCGGTGCTAATCGAGATGCTGCACAGGCTGGATGGCAGGATTTCCTTGCTTGATCGCGAGATTGCCCAGAGGGCCAAGGAGGATGTAACCGCACGCCGTTTGATGACGATCCCTGGAGTGGGCCCGATCACTGCAACAGCCTTGACGGCCTTGGCGCCGCCGGCCGAGACGTTCAAGCGTGGACGAGATTTTGCCGCCTGGATCGGCTTAACTCCTTTGCAGCATTCGACCGGCGGCAAGCAGAAGCTGGGGGCCACCTCGAAGATGGGCGAGCGAACTCTACGTCGCCTGCTGATCATCGGGGCGAGTGCTGTCCTGCGCTGGGCGGCCCGTCATGGCGCACCAGCCGGATCGTGGCTGTCTCGCATGCTGGCCCGCAAGCCGCCGATGCTGGTGCGGGTAGCATTGGCCAACAAGATGGCCCGCATGGTCTGGGCCTTGATGGCCAAAGGTGGGGACTACCGAGCTCCGGCCGTGAGCGTGTAA
- a CDS encoding IS5 family transposase has product MTRGGQAHYSALAIRTALTLRAVFRLALRQTEGLIGSILQLLGLDLAVPDHSTPSRRAETLEVPKPCPSSRGPVHLLVDSTGLRLCGPGEWLIEKHGTRRRRSWRKLHIGVDAETGQILASALTPHAIEDGTQVEPLLDHIPGPLASFVGDGAYDQSGIYGTVTQHHPAAEVIVPPRATAVPSNMAEGTPSDRDQHLQSIAKHGRMGWLKRSGYTRRALVETAISRLKRVIGDARRSRTDGRRATEVAIAISALNRMLELGRPEPVRVA; this is encoded by the coding sequence TTGACCCGGGGCGGCCAAGCTCACTATTCGGCTTTGGCGATCAGAACGGCGTTGACGTTGCGGGCGGTGTTTCGATTGGCGCTGCGTCAGACCGAGGGCTTGATCGGCTCGATCCTTCAACTTCTGGGTCTGGATCTGGCGGTGCCGGATCACTCGACCCCGAGCCGTCGCGCCGAAACCCTCGAGGTGCCAAAGCCCTGTCCAAGCTCGCGAGGGCCCGTTCACCTGCTGGTCGACAGCACAGGCCTGCGTTTGTGCGGACCCGGCGAGTGGCTGATCGAGAAGCATGGCACCCGAAGACGCCGGTCTTGGCGAAAGCTGCACATCGGGGTGGATGCCGAGACTGGACAAATCCTCGCATCAGCGCTGACGCCCCATGCTATCGAAGATGGTACGCAGGTCGAGCCGTTGCTCGACCATATCCCCGGCCCACTTGCCTCCTTCGTTGGCGACGGAGCCTATGACCAGTCCGGCATCTATGGCACCGTCACCCAGCACCATCCTGCTGCCGAAGTCATCGTTCCACCCCGAGCAACGGCGGTGCCGAGCAACATGGCAGAGGGCACTCCTTCCGATCGCGACCAACATCTCCAAAGCATCGCGAAGCATGGACGCATGGGCTGGCTGAAGAGATCCGGGTACACGCGTCGGGCTCTGGTAGAGACCGCCATCAGCCGGCTTAAACGAGTGATCGGAGATGCGCGGCGCTCGCGAACAGATGGGCGTCGCGCGACCGAAGTCGCCATCGCCATTTCTGCCCTGAACCGCATGCTTGAGCTTGGGCGCCCGGAGCCTGTTCGAGTTGCCTGA
- a CDS encoding metal-dependent phosphohydrolase encodes MMTMPAMAADMLGRHLTEDFRRLFGSSRLDDAERLGEAARIALECLGKSDALYHNVEHTFLVTLVARDILHGRILTERLEPEDYAHLIVACLVHDLGYVRGILKGDGDGRYVINDQGDTVTLERGASDAALAAYHVDRSKIFLRERLQHVPIVDLERVARAVEFTRFPTSPENDSTPENREGRLVQAADLIGQLGDPLYLKKANALFHEFEEIGLNKQLGYTSPADLVECYPDFYWNRISPHLSEAFAYLNVTTAGRQWIANLHSHVFCVEHSLTLMGPER; translated from the coding sequence ATGATGACGATGCCTGCAATGGCGGCGGACATGCTCGGAAGGCATCTCACCGAGGACTTCCGACGGCTGTTCGGATCATCCCGCCTGGACGACGCCGAGCGACTTGGTGAGGCCGCTCGGATCGCGCTGGAGTGTCTCGGGAAGAGCGACGCCCTCTACCACAATGTTGAGCATACGTTCCTGGTCACCCTCGTCGCTCGGGACATCCTCCATGGTCGGATCCTGACGGAACGCCTCGAGCCGGAGGACTATGCGCACCTGATCGTTGCCTGCCTGGTGCACGATCTCGGCTACGTGCGGGGAATCCTGAAGGGTGACGGCGACGGCCGGTACGTCATCAACGATCAGGGCGACACCGTTACCCTCGAACGGGGTGCGTCGGATGCGGCGCTCGCGGCTTACCATGTCGACCGCTCGAAGATCTTCCTCCGGGAGCGCCTCCAGCACGTACCCATCGTCGATCTGGAACGGGTGGCACGGGCGGTCGAGTTCACCCGCTTTCCCACGAGCCCGGAGAACGACAGCACTCCCGAGAACCGGGAGGGGCGCCTCGTCCAGGCTGCCGACCTGATCGGGCAACTCGGGGATCCGCTTTACCTGAAGAAGGCAAACGCCCTGTTCCATGAGTTCGAGGAGATCGGCCTCAACAAGCAGCTCGGCTACACCTCTCCGGCCGATCTGGTCGAGTGCTATCCCGACTTCTACTGGAACAGGATCTCGCCACACCTCTCGGAGGCATTCGCCTACCTGAACGTCACGACGGCGGGGCGGCAGTGGATCGCGAATTTGCACAGCCACGTGTTCTGCGTCGAGCACTCCCTGACCTTGATGGGACCGGAGCGCTGA
- a CDS encoding transglutaminase-like cysteine peptidase, whose translation MAWIEFCDQQPWECSIDLSEPDTIPLTDGTWASLQEVNRHVNGTIMAVPDQDHWGVVDRWDYPDDGLGDCEDIQLLKRKLLVEKGLPQRAIRMTVVIDELGAGHAVMRVRTDRGDLILDNKNDAVLPWQQTGYVYVKGEGVDGKAWVWFGDQVAPTATAAK comes from the coding sequence TTGGCCTGGATCGAATTCTGTGATCAGCAGCCATGGGAGTGCTCGATCGATCTCTCCGAGCCGGACACCATCCCGCTGACCGACGGCACCTGGGCCTCTCTTCAGGAGGTCAATCGACACGTCAACGGCACAATCATGGCGGTACCGGACCAGGATCATTGGGGCGTTGTGGATCGCTGGGACTATCCGGATGACGGGCTCGGAGATTGCGAGGACATCCAACTGCTCAAGCGAAAGCTCCTGGTTGAGAAGGGACTGCCGCAACGAGCGATCCGCATGACGGTTGTCATCGACGAGCTGGGTGCCGGGCACGCGGTCATGAGGGTGCGCACGGACCGCGGCGATCTCATCCTGGACAACAAGAATGATGCCGTTCTGCCTTGGCAGCAGACAGGCTACGTCTACGTCAAGGGTGAGGGAGTGGATGGTAAAGCCTGGGTCTGGTTTGGGGATCAGGTCGCACCGACCGCGACTGCTGCCAAGTAG
- a CDS encoding proprotein convertase P-domain-containing protein: protein MRRSIIPIRSRRGSGRSTARGGAGYNSGLPTDGDVAGDYTNSFGGTSSACPGAAGVAALILSVNPALKWQEVKDVLKRACDRIDPAGGQYDAAGRRPKYGFGRLNALTAIELAKPRPQSAITIKRTFDAPIPDMMTVTATLEVEVADNTPVEALTVADNIKHTFIGDLVITLEPPAGIGVAPVVLHDRAGVSANNLKKQYDAATTPALSKFADKGCKGTWTLRVRDAAQGDSGTLVSFSLSLSFAHSDRAPTPRVTADRPRRAAPRKVAGAPYPHGPKASSRSRKHA, encoded by the coding sequence ATGCGCCGTTCAATCATCCCGATCCGCTCACGCCGGGGATCTGGACGATCGACCGCCAGGGGGGGCGCCGGGTACAACAGCGGCCTGCCCACCGATGGCGATGTCGCGGGCGACTACACGAACAGCTTCGGCGGTACCTCCAGTGCCTGCCCGGGTGCCGCTGGCGTCGCCGCGCTCATTCTGTCGGTCAATCCTGCGCTGAAATGGCAGGAGGTGAAGGACGTGCTCAAGCGGGCCTGCGACAGGATCGATCCGGCCGGAGGACAGTATGATGCGGCCGGTCGCAGACCCAAGTATGGTTTCGGCCGGCTGAATGCGCTCACCGCCATCGAGTTGGCGAAGCCTCGGCCGCAGAGCGCTATCACCATCAAGCGCACCTTCGACGCTCCGATCCCCGACATGATGACGGTCACCGCGACCCTCGAAGTGGAAGTGGCAGACAACACCCCGGTCGAGGCCCTGACTGTCGCCGACAACATCAAGCACACCTTCATCGGTGACCTCGTCATCACCCTGGAGCCGCCTGCTGGGATCGGCGTGGCCCCGGTCGTGCTGCATGACCGCGCTGGTGTCTCGGCGAATAACCTGAAAAAGCAGTACGACGCCGCTACGACTCCGGCGCTATCGAAGTTCGCGGACAAGGGATGCAAGGGCACCTGGACGCTGAGAGTCCGGGATGCCGCTCAGGGCGATTCCGGCACGCTGGTTTCGTTTTCGCTCTCGCTGTCGTTTGCCCATTCAGATCGCGCCCCTACTCCCCGCGTAACGGCTGACAGGCCGAGAAGAGCGGCTCCGCGCAAGGTCGCAGGTGCCCCCTACCCTCATGGGCCGAAGGCAAGCAGCCGGAGCCGGAAGCATGCCTGA
- a CDS encoding dodecin family protein gives MAESVYKVIELVGTSTESWEKAASAAVERAAETLRDLRVAEVVEQDISINDGKVEFYRVKLKLSFRYEAAD, from the coding sequence ATGGCAGAGAGTGTTTACAAGGTCATCGAACTTGTTGGGACAAGCACCGAATCTTGGGAGAAAGCCGCGAGCGCAGCCGTCGAGCGCGCGGCCGAGACTTTGCGTGATCTTCGCGTTGCTGAGGTTGTCGAGCAGGACATCAGCATCAACGACGGCAAAGTGGAATTCTATCGCGTGAAGCTGAAACTATCGTTCAGATACGAAGCCGCGGACTGA
- a CDS encoding LysE family translocator — MPDLTLWGLFIVASVVVLLTPGPAVLFIVARSLEQSRAAGLVSVLGIHLGTIVHITAAAVGLSALLVSSALAFAIVKYLGAAYLIWIGIRTLLAKDPDPTAPAVPAEPLRRVFRDGFVVNLFNPKTAIFFLAFLPQFVDPARGAVHWQILILGLTFMGLGIMSDGMFALIAGAAGDFLRRSRRFLRLQRWFAGTSFIGLGITAALATRK; from the coding sequence ATGCCCGATCTGACGCTGTGGGGATTGTTCATCGTCGCGTCCGTGGTGGTGCTGCTGACGCCGGGTCCGGCGGTGCTCTTCATCGTCGCCCGCTCGCTTGAGCAGAGTCGGGCCGCAGGGCTGGTCTCGGTGCTCGGCATCCATCTCGGCACCATCGTCCACATCACCGCAGCCGCCGTCGGGCTCTCGGCCCTTCTCGTGTCGTCGGCGCTCGCCTTCGCCATCGTCAAGTATCTCGGGGCCGCCTATCTCATCTGGATCGGCATCCGCACCCTCTTGGCCAAGGATCCCGATCCCACAGCGCCCGCTGTGCCGGCCGAGCCGCTGCGCCGGGTCTTCCGCGATGGCTTCGTGGTCAACCTCTTCAATCCGAAGACGGCGATCTTCTTCCTCGCCTTCCTCCCGCAATTCGTCGATCCGGCGCGGGGCGCGGTGCACTGGCAGATCCTAATCCTCGGCCTCACCTTCATGGGGCTCGGCATCATGAGCGATGGGATGTTCGCGCTGATCGCCGGAGCTGCCGGCGATTTCCTGCGTCGGAGCCGTCGCTTCCTGCGCCTTCAGCGCTGGTTCGCGGGTACCTCATTCATTGGTCTTGGGATCACCGCAGCCTTGGCGACGCGCAAGTAA